Proteins co-encoded in one Papaver somniferum cultivar HN1 chromosome 5, ASM357369v1, whole genome shotgun sequence genomic window:
- the LOC113284289 gene encoding putative glucuronosyltransferase PGSIP8 encodes MMKMKLGGFVMKIILFSLTLTLVLQATVYGISAAEAEKKESSSLSSLSSSATAYRTKHKNAYVAMMYMGTPRDYEFYVATRVMLKSLTKLKVEADLVVLASPDVPVKWIQAMEQEDGAKVVIVKNVENPYQKQQNFDNRFKLTLNKLYAWSLVEYERVVMLDSDNMFIQKTDELFQCGQFCAVFINPCIFHTGLFVLQPSAEVFKNMLHEIEIGRDNPDGADQGFLTGYFSNLLDEPMFHPPLNGTKLDGHYRLPLGYQMDASYFYLKLAWRIPCGPNSVITFPSAPWMKPWYWWSWPVLPLGFSWHEARRETLGYGAEIPVVVIQALMYLGVMAAARLARPNLSKLCYRPHKNLTFLQTGLKFIAMWSILVAYILPVFLIPRTVHPLLGWSLYLLGSSSLASVAINTFLLPAVHVLTPWLGIFCSLLVMAFPWYTNGVARALFVFAYAFCCAPFLWGSLVKVVTCLQVSLEREAFLPRLGESPQLSGFNKLY; translated from the exons atgatgaagatgaaattgggtggttttgtgatgaagattatATTATTTTCGCTGACTTTGACATTAGTATTACAAGCAACTGTCTATGGAATTTCTGCTGCTGAGGCAGAGAAGAAGGAGTCTTCTTCGttgtcttcattgtcatcttctgCTACTGCTTACAGGACAAAGCATAAGAATGCGTATGTGGCAATGATGTATATGGGAACACCAAGAGATTATGAGTTTTATGTTGCAACTCGTGTCATGCTTAAATCGCTAACTAAATTGAAAGTTGAAGCAGATCTTGTTGTCCTTGCTTCTCCTGATGTTCCTGTCAAATGGATTCAAGCTAT GGAGCAGGAAGATGGGGCGAAGGTGGTGATAGTTAAAAATGTAGAGAATCCATATCAAAAGCAACAAAATTTTGACAACAGGTTTAAGCTGACATTGAACAAGCTTTACGCGTGGAGTCTCGTGGAGTATGAAAGGGTTGTTATGCTTGATTCGGATAATATGTTCATACAGAAGACGGACGAGTTATTCCAGTGTGGTCAATTCTGTGCTGTCTTCATTAACCCTTGCATCTTCCATACCGGCCTTTTCGTCCTGCAG CCATCGGCGGAGGTGTTTAAGAACATGCTTCATGAAATAGAGATTGGGAGAGACAATCCAGACGGTGCTGACCAGGGTTTTCTCACTGGATATTTCTCAAACTTACTTGACGAGCCAATGTTCCATCCACCTCTGAATGGAACCAAACTAGATGGTCATTACAGGCTTCCTTTAGGTTATCAGATGGATGCTTCTTACTTCT ATCTGAAACTTGCATGGCGAATTCCTTGTGGGCCTAACAGTGTTATCACCTTCCCGAGCGCCCCATGGATGAAACCCTGGTATTGGTGGTCATGGCCTGTCCTTCCATTAGGCTTCTCATGGCACGAGGCACGCCGAGAAACACTTGG GTATGGTGCTGAGATACCAGTAGTCGTGATCCAGGCTTTAATGTACCTAGGAGTGATGGCAGCTGCTCGGCTTGCACGACCCAACTTGTCCAAGCTTTGCTACCGCCCACACAAAAATCTCACATTCTTACAAACAGGGCTCAAGTTTATAGCAATGTGGTCAATCTTAGTGGCCTACATACTTCCTGTGTTCCTCATCCCTCGGACAGTTCATCCACTCCTTGGCTGGTCACTCTACCTGCTCGGCTCTTCATCACTTGCATCAGTTGCTATCAATACTTTCCTTCTTCCAGCAGTTCATGTTTTAACACCTTGGCTAGGAATTTTCTGTTCCCTACTGGTGATGGCATTCCCTTGGTACACCAATGGGGTTGCAAGAGCACTCTTTGTTTTTGCATACGCCTTCTGCTGTGCACCATTCTTGTGGGGATCACTGGTGAAAGTAGTTACGTGCTTGCAGGTATCTCTTGAGAGAGAAGCCTTCTTACCAAGACTGGGTGAATCTCCGCAGCTTTCTGGATTTAACAAGTTGTATTAA